The genomic segment CCGCCGCCCCGCCTCCGTCGACCCACACCCGCCCACCCACGCCGGACGCCGCCGCCGGTCCGCCTTCACCGACCCACGCCCGCCCCCGGGCCCATGCCTCGCACGACGGCCGGAACCGGGTGCGGGCCCGCGCTCCACGCATCCGCCCGGCCCAGGCACGGACCCGGACTCCCCGCGTCCGCACCCACGCCCACACCCGCCCCCGCACAGACCGGAGCCCTTCCCCCATGACCGCCGCCTCCCCCGAATCCACACCCGACCCCACGTCCGCCACCGCACCCGCCCCCCGCGAGCACCCCCTCGACTCATTGATACGGCACAGCACTGACAACGGCGTCTCGTGGATCACGCTCGACCGCCCCGAAGCCATGAACGCCCTCACCTGGGACCAGCGCGAACGCGTCATCGCGTTGCTCGGCGACGCCTCCGGCGACCCCGGCGTGCGGACCGTGGTGATCACCGCGACCGGCAAGGGATTCTGCGCGGGCGCCGACCTGCGCGGCGCCCCCGTCACCGCCGAGCGCGTGCCCGGTGACGTCGCCCGCACCATCAAGCAGGGCGCCCAGCGGCTCGTATCGGCGGTCCTCGACTGCGAGAAGCCGGTGATCGCCGCGGTGAACGGCACCGCGGCGGGCATCGGCGCGCACCTCGCGTTCGCCTGCGACCTGGTCATCGCCGCCGAACACGCACGGTTCATCGAGGTGTTCGTGCGCCGCGGTCTCGTGCCGGACGGCGGCGGCGCGTATCTGCTGCCTCGGCTGATCGGGCCGCAGCGGGCCAAGGAGCTGATGTTCTTCGGCGACGCGGTGTCGGCCGCCGACGCGGAACGCATGGGCCTCGTCAACCGCGTCGTACTGGCCGATGAGCTGGAGAAGACGGCACGGGAGTGGGCGGAACGTCTCGCGGCCGGGCCGACCCGCGCCCTCGCCCTGACGAAGCAGCTGGTCAACGCGTCCTTGGAGACGGACAGGGCGGCGGCCTTCGCCGCGGAGGCCGCCGCACAGGAGATCAACATGACGACGGCGGACGCGAGGGAAGGCGTGGCGAGCTTCGTGGAACGCCGCACACCCACGTACCGGGGCCGCTGACGCCGCGCGGAAGACGCCACGGCGTTTCGGCCAGGCCCTTCCCATCTGACGGCCCGTCAGCTTCAATGAACGATGTGATGGGACACGCAGGGATGGCGGCCACCGCTGTTCGATACCTCAGGTCGGTCGGGGCCTTCACGACGGCGCCCGTCGAGGCTCTACCGCGCCCTCAGCTGCGGGCGGTCGGTGACGACGAGCGGGCGCCGCTCGACAGGGGCGAGTTCCGGCGTGTGCTCGGCAACTTCGCGACGGGCGTCACCGTGATCACTTCTCCGGCCGACGAGGACGGCGGGCCCGCGGGCTTCGCCTGCCAGTCCTTCGCCTCGCTCTCCCTGGACCCGCCCCTGGTCTCCTTCATGGTGGCGCGTACGTCGACGACGTGGCCGCGCAT from the Streptomyces venezuelae genome contains:
- a CDS encoding enoyl-CoA hydratase/isomerase family protein, with the translated sequence MTAASPESTPDPTSATAPAPREHPLDSLIRHSTDNGVSWITLDRPEAMNALTWDQRERVIALLGDASGDPGVRTVVITATGKGFCAGADLRGAPVTAERVPGDVARTIKQGAQRLVSAVLDCEKPVIAAVNGTAAGIGAHLAFACDLVIAAEHARFIEVFVRRGLVPDGGGAYLLPRLIGPQRAKELMFFGDAVSAADAERMGLVNRVVLADELEKTAREWAERLAAGPTRALALTKQLVNASLETDRAAAFAAEAAAQEINMTTADAREGVASFVERRTPTYRGR
- a CDS encoding flavin reductase family protein; this encodes MGHAGMAATAVRYLRSVGAFTTAPVEALPRPQLRAVGDDERAPLDRGEFRRVLGNFATGVTVITSPADEDGGPAGFACQSFASLSLDPPLVSFMVARTSTTWPRIARAGVFCVNILGADQGDLCRGFAVSGADKFAGVAYDAAPVSGSPRLAGAPAWVDCTIQAVHPGGDHLIVVGRVDALGATAEDADPLLFHRGTFGRFTR